The Asticcacaulis excentricus CB 48 genomic sequence ATCTGGTGGCCATGGTCGAAGACACGCTGGTACGCACGCATATGATCGAATATCGGCTGGATGGTCAGCTCATCGGTTGCGTGCTGGTTGATGCGCTCAATGACGGCCTGTCGCTGGTCTATAGCTTCTACGATCCCGACTTGATGAACCGCTCGCTGGGCCGCTTTGTTATTCTTGACCACATTGATCAGGCGCAGCGTGCGGGCTATGCCTATGTCTATCTCGGCTACTGGGTGAAGGGCTCGCCCAAGATGGACTATAAGGCGCGTTACAGGCCGCTGGAAGCGCTGACCGATTTCGGCTGGACCGAGATTGATCCGGATTTAACTGAAGACTGAATTCAGTCCGCGCCCGGCGGTAAAGGCCCCATAGACAATGATGCCAACATAAAGCGTGGCCGCGAGTGCAAACACGTGCCCCAGCAGCACAAACAGGCCGTCGCGCTGGATCATGCCGACCGCCGTCAGTAGAATTGCCACCGCCGGCAGGGTGTTGGAAAAGGGGATAATCCCCAGCGGCAGCATCATGATGATCGCCGCATAGATCAGGACCAGCGCATTGACGCGGTTCGACACCGCCCCGCTGGTCAGCCTGAGCAGGCGTGGCTTAACGAAACGGTCGATCTTCGACACCACGCCAACCCCGCGTTGCAGCACCGGGACCAGCTTCGCCGTCTCGATCTCACGGTCCAGCATCTTTTCCGGCAGCCACGGCAGGCGGTTGAAAAGAATGGCCACGGCAATAAGGATGATGGCGGCGCTGAACGGGATGGAAATGCCCGGCACCGACACGGGGATCAGAAACGGCAGACACAGTAACACGCAGAGCAGCAGCAGGCCCTGCTCACCCATCATGTCGATCAGTTCCCGTAGTGTTGTGTGCTTGCCCTCAATGCGTCCCACCGTATGGGTCAGCATGGCACTGAGGGTTTCGGAAGTGTCGTGAAAGCCAAAAATCTTACGCATGCGGCATATGCACCGAAAGGCGCATAAGGGCGCAAGTGGAAAATCGTTTGCGTGAATGGACGTTTTTTAGGGGCAGAAAGAGGGAACCACAGATTACACAGATGACGTGCGCGGTGACTATCGCGGGTTTCAGTCACACACTGTGCCCGTTCGGCACCTCCCCATAAAATTGGGAGGAGGAAGATCGCAAAAGTTAAGGGGCTGTCGTAGATAAGGTAACTTATCTATGGTGGCTATATGGGTTTAAAGCGCTGCAAGTTAAGTCGAAAAACACAGCTTCGGCTTCTGGAGTTTTTCGTTCTGGAAGTGACAGCGCGCTCGGCTGCGGATGTGTTGGGTTTGCAGGCCAACACCGTGGCCTTATTTTACCGAAAAGTGCGCGAACTTATCGTCGAGCAGGCCGCCGCCAATGAAGAGTTGCTCGGCGGTGAGGTCGAGGTGAAAGAAAGCTATTTCGGCGGAGTTCGTAAAGGCAAACGAGGTCGGGGGGCTTTGGGCAAGGTTCCCGTCTTCAGCCTTTTGAAACGGCGCGGCAAGGTCTTTGTCATTCCCATTTCAGATGCCAAAGCCACGACTTTGATGCCAATTATTCGTAAGATAATTCAGCCAGATAGCATCGTGTACACGGATACCTTCGGCAGCTATAGCGCGCTTGATGTCTCCGAGTTCCACCACAGCCGCATCAACCACTCCAAGCTGTTTGCCGACAAGCAGAACCACATCAACGGCATCGAAAACTTCTGGAATCAGGCCAAGCGCGTCCTGCGAAAATACAATGGTATTCCGCGGCAAAACTTCTTCTTGTTTATCAAGGAGTGCGAATTTAGATTCAATCACGGATCGCCTAAGCAGCAACTCAAAACTCTGCGCGGTTGGGCTAATTTGTAGACCTTATCTACGACACCCCCAAAGTTAATCGTCACCACAGCCTAATCTTTTGCTTAAACGCGCTTTCTTATCCGAAACGAAGTTCGGCGAAGCCAAAAGTGGGTCACACTTTTCGGCAAGCGCTCTGCCAAAAAAGAGACGCGCCGGGGCGCGTCCCAATCTGTGTAATCTGTGTAATCTGTGGTCCTTTAAAGCCTTACACCGGACGCAGCTTGCGCAGGCCGCGCGGGGCCATCTTGCCGACACTGGCGCGCTTACCCACAAAGTCTTTCCAGTCCTTGAAGTCACGCGCCTTGCCCGATCCGTCGAACCACTGCACCGGCCCGGCCTGATCAAAGATCGCGATGTCCTTGACGCCGCCGTCTTTATAGCCTTGCAGCTTGACGCCCTTGCCGCGCGCCATTTCCGGCAGTTCTGAGACCGGATAGACCAGCACCTTGTTGTTTTCACCCAGAATAACCACGTGGTCGCCCGTCACCGGCAGGGCCACAAAGGCCTCGGTCCCATCAGCATTGAGCACAGACTTACCGGCCTTCTTGTTACCGACGGCGTCCTCTTCGTTCATCACGAAGCCATAGCCGTTCTTCGACACCATCAAGCGCTTAGCCCCCGGCGTGAACATGAAGACATTGACGATACGGGTGTTTTCTTCCATCTCCAGCATCAACTGGAGCGGCTCGCCGTGCCCGCGACCAGACGGCAGCTTGTCGCAGCCCAGCGTAAAGAAGCGGCCATCCGAGGTCATGATCAGCAGCTTGTCGGTATTATAGCCGGGCACCAGGAAGCCGAGGTTGTCGCCTTCCTTGAACTTCAGCTCCGACGGATCATCGACGCGGCCCTTGGTGGCGCGAATCCAGCCGCGTTCCGACAGGATGACGGTCAGGGCTTCCTTGGGCAGATAGGATTCGATGGCCGCCACCTCAACGCCTTGCGGCGCTTCGGCAAAGGTGGTGCGGCGCGCCGACAGAAGCTGCTTGCGCACCTCGGTCAGTTGTTCGTCGATGCGCTTCCACTGCTTCTTTTCGGAGCCCAGCAGAGACAACAGCCCGTCGCGTTCCTTCGACAGCTTGTCGTGCTCGCCCTTGATGGCCATTTCTTCCAGCCGCGCCAGTTGCCGCAGCCGCGTATCAAGGATGTAATCGACCTGAACCTCGGTCAGCTCGAAACGCGCCATCAGGGTCTGTTTCGGCGTCTCGTCCTCGCGGATGATGCGGATCACCTCATCCAGATTGAGGAAGGCGATCATCAGGCCGTCCAGAACGTGCAGACGCTTCTCGATCTTGTCTAGACGCCACTGCGATTGGCGGATCAGCACTTCGCGGCGGTGGTCAAGGAAGGAGGTCAGGATGGTCTTCAGACCCATGACGCGCGGCGTACCGGTCTTGTCCAGCACGTTCATATTGAAGGCAAAGCGCGTTTCCAGATCGGAGATCTTGAACAGGCTTTCCATCAGCACTTCGGGGTCGATATTGCGCGTCTTGGGCTCAAGGATCAGGCGCACCTCTTCGTCGGATTCGTCGCGCACATCGCCCAGCAGAGGGGCCTTCTTCGCTTCGATCAGGTCGGCCAGTTGCTCGATCAGGCGCGACTTCTGCACCTGATACGGGATTTCAGAGACGAGGATACGCCACGCCCCGCGGCCCAGATCCTCAACCTCATAGCGGGCGCGCACCCGCACGCTGCCGCGGCCTGTCTCATAGGCCTCGTAAATCGCTTCGCGGCGTTCGACGCAGATGCCGCCCGTCGGGAAGTCGGGCCCCGGAATAATGGCCATCAGGCCGTTGGTGTCGGTATTGGGCTCGGCGATCAGCAGCTTACAGGCATCGATCAGCTCGGCGACATTGTGCGGCGGGATGGAGGTCGCCATGCCCACAGCGATACCCGTCGCCCCATTGGCCAACAGGTTCGGGAACGCCGCCGGCAGCACGACCGGCTCCTCATCCTGACCGTCATAGGTCGGACGGAAATCGACGGCATTCTCGTCGATGCCGTCCAGCAGCAGCATGGCTGCCGTCGTCATCTTGCATTCGGTGTAACGCATGGCGGCAGCGGAATCGCCATCGATATTGCCGAAGTTACCCTGCCCATCGACCATGGGATAGCGCTGAGCGAACCATTGCGCCATACGCACCAACGCATCGTAGATCGATTGATCGCCGTGCGGGTGGAAGTTACCCATGACTTCCCCGACGACCTTGGCCGATTTGCGCGCCGCCGCCTGCGGGTTCAGCCGCATATTGTGCATGGCGTATAAGACGCGTCGGTGCACCGGCTTCAGACCGTCGCGCACGTCCGGCAGGGCCCGGTGCATGATGGTGGACAGGGCATAGGCCAGATAGCGCCGCGACAGGGCCTCACCCATCGGTTCGCTGAGGATACGGCCGCCTTCGTCAGGAATCACATCTTTGCTCATGCCTTATGCGTAAGGCCTTCGCGCTTCTCGCACAAGCACATATGCAGAACAGGTTGTGGAGGGCGCCCTCACCAATTGTTGCGGCCATCCAGCGCTTCGACCGGCAGGCTGTTCAGATCAAAACCATCGACCAGGCGCATATTGATGGCGACGATGCGCTGCTCAGGCACGACGCCCGCCTCCCCCTTAGGTGTGCCATCAGCATTATAGGCTGAGGCCCAGTCCGGGCTGTCGCCGTGCGTATTGCCGCCGCAATGGCCGCAGAAATGGTGTTGATTAAGCCAGCCGCTGGCCGAATACATGCGATCGTGCGTCGCACTGTGGATCGAGACGTCAGCCGACGCAAAATAGGCCCACACAGCGCCGACGCGATGGCAGTAGGTGCAGTTACAGGTCCGCCCGCCTTCGGGCGCCTTTAAGATGTCGATGCGGGTCGCTCCGCAATGGCAGGTGGCTGTGAGGATCATGTTTCGCTCCATTTGAGGGAGCGAGCTTCGCAGAGTGTGATGACAAAATTTGTCAGCAGCAGCTCAAAGGCTTAGAACAGGGCGTCCACAGCGTTTTGCAGACTATTTTCGAGGCGCTCGGCACGTCCGTGAATATGGGCGTCCATTTCGACAACCCGCGCCTTCATACTATCGAGACGCACCGCCAGGTCTTCGCGCGCCACTTCGTCTTCGAGATTGGAACTGAGCAGGATATGAATGCCAGACTCAAACTCTTCGAGCGCCTTTTCGCAGGCCTCATCGAAGGGTTTGCGCACCGCTTCGGGCGAGGCCCGATAGGAGGCAATGACGACGTCTTTTTGCTCAAAGCCGGAATTTTCAAAGTGTTCGACATAGCCGCGACGACGCCAGTCCATCAGTTCCTCGGCCATGTCCGGCATGTCGAGGCCCATTTCAAACAGCATGATCGCTTCGTTGAACAGGTTGAGGTAATCCGTCGCCAAACCCGTTTCCGGATTGACGTTGGCCGCCCGCAGTTCCTGTTCGCTATATCCTGACATACTCGTCAAACTACCCGCCCGAATCGAGCCCATCGGCCTAACTTAGTGAAAACACGTTACTAAAGCATGGAGAACGGCGTTTTCGCGTTCATTTTAAAAACGGAATCGCTAATCCCGTACACTGTCGATAAGGCGCGTGCGGATTTCGGGCAAGGGTTGATTGAGCGGATGGAAGATATGCCGCTCCAGAAAAAAGCCGGTCAGGTCCAGCCCCCGGCGCAGATCATCGGCCTGAACACCGCCTTGTGACGACAGCAAAAATCCCGGCAAAGGCAGCAGCTTATCCTTATAGGGCTCGCCTTCGCGGCGGCTGACGGCGCGGGCCGAACGCGGCGAGACATAGGCCAGATCGTCGCGGCTGCCGCTCACCGCACAGGCCGACAGGTCAAGGCCAAACCCGACGGCTTCCAGCAGGCCCATTTCAAAACGCACATAGACATAGGGCCAGACGCCGGGCAGTCCAAAGGCGTTGATCAACGTTTCAAAGGCATAAAAAGCCCCCGGATAGGCCTCGCGCTCGGGCAACACGGCGCGCGTCATAACGCAGGCGCACTGCACGCCGATCAGGGCCATAGGGTCGTCGAAAATTTCCGCCGTGGCGTCGCCTTCGGGCTCAAGGGTGGCCGAGCCCAGCTGGTCGGCGGTGCGCGCCCGATAGGATAGGCGCACGCGGCTGGCCGGTTGCAGATAGGGCTTAAGGCGACGCGACGCCCCACCAGGCACATGGGCGGCAATGTGGCCGTGTTCCAGCGTCAGAAAGTGCACCACCGCGCCGGTTTCCCCGTGCGGCCGGGCGCTTAAGACAAAGGCATCGTCTTCGAAAGTCACGACGATCCCCCCTTCACGACGCAAGAAAATTTCACGTCAGGCTGAGACGAAACGGGCGCTTTTCGAGAACCGGCGCGCAGCGTACTTAAGTACGTGAGCACCGGAAGCGCAGAAAAGTGCCCGTTGCAGGCCAGCCTCACGTGAAATTACTCCCCGAACTCCAGACCGAACTGCGCGTATAAGGCCCGGTCGTCGCTCCAGCGCTCATTGACCTGAACGTGCAGGAACAGGTGCACCTTGCGGTCGAGAATATCCATCAGTTCCTGACGGGCGCGCTGACCGATCCATTTCAGGGTCTGGCCGTTCTTGCCCAGCACGATGGCGCGCTGACCGTCGCGTTCAACGAAGATGGTCTGTTCAATGCGCGCCGCACCGTCCGGCATGTCCTTGAAGTCAGTCGTCACCACGGCACAGGCATAGGGCAATTCCTCATGCACGCGCAGGAACAGCTTTTCGCGGGTGATTTCAGCGGCCAGAATACGCACCGGCGCATCGGCGGCCTGATCTTCCGGATAAAGCCACGGCCCCGAAGGCATTTTATCGGCCAGAGCCTCCATAAGGTCGCTAATGCCGTTGCCTTTTTCGGCCGAGATCATGAAGACCTGATCGAAAACGCCTTCCTTGAACAGGCTGTCGGCCAGAGCCAGCAGGTTATCGCGGCGCAGAAGGTCGATCTTGTTCAACACCAGAATGGCGCGGCGGTTATTGGCCTTTAAGCCCGCAATGATGGTTTCGGCGTCTTCGACCGCCAGCTTGTCGGCACCGGTCGGCTTGGTATCGGGGGCCGGGAAATGCACAGCCAGATGCGCCGGAGCGTCGATCAGCATGACCACGATGTCGGCGTCTTCGGCCCCACCCCAGGCCGATTTGACCATGGCACGGTCAAGACGTCGGCGCGGCTTAAAGATGCCCGGCGTATCGACCAGCACGATCTGCGCTTTACCGTGAATGGCGATACCGCGCACCGGAAAGCGCGTCGTCTGCACTTTTTGAGTGACGATGGAGACTTTGGAGCCGACCAGAGCGTTGACAAGGGTGGATTTGCCCGCATTGGGCGCGCCGATGATGGCGGCGAAACCCGCGCGCGTCGTCGCGGGAGAAGAAGAGGTAATCGTCAATTAAGACCTGCGTGTTCGATAAAGCTAAGGGCCGCCGCCTTTTCGGCCTCCTGACGGGACTTGCCGCTGGCGACGACGGGATCATAGCCTTCTAGCGTGAGCGCGACCTTAAAGATAGGGGCATGATCAGGCCCGCTGCGTTCCACAATCTCATATTTCGGTGAAGGGAGCTTTTTCTGCGCCGCCCATTCCTGAAGGTGAGACTTGGGGTTCAGGTGCGAGCGGGAGTGGCTGGCGCGGATATGCGGTTGCCACAGAGGCCCGAAAATGCGCCGCGCCGTCTCAAAACCGCCGTCGAGATAGACGGCCGCGATCAGGGCCTCACAGGCATCACCGAGA encodes the following:
- a CDS encoding exopolysaccharide biosynthesis protein, with protein sequence MRKIFGFHDTSETLSAMLTHTVGRIEGKHTTLRELIDMMGEQGLLLLCVLLCLPFLIPVSVPGISIPFSAAIILIAVAILFNRLPWLPEKMLDREIETAKLVPVLQRGVGVVSKIDRFVKPRLLRLTSGAVSNRVNALVLIYAAIIMMLPLGIIPFSNTLPAVAILLTAVGMIQRDGLFVLLGHVFALAATLYVGIIVYGAFTAGRGLNSVFS
- a CDS encoding IS1595 family transposase; translated protein: MGLKRCKLSRKTQLRLLEFFVLEVTARSAADVLGLQANTVALFYRKVRELIVEQAAANEELLGGEVEVKESYFGGVRKGKRGRGALGKVPVFSLLKRRGKVFVIPISDAKATTLMPIIRKIIQPDSIVYTDTFGSYSALDVSEFHHSRINHSKLFADKQNHINGIENFWNQAKRVLRKYNGIPRQNFFLFIKECEFRFNHGSPKQQLKTLRGWANL
- the parC gene encoding DNA topoisomerase IV subunit A yields the protein MSKDVIPDEGGRILSEPMGEALSRRYLAYALSTIMHRALPDVRDGLKPVHRRVLYAMHNMRLNPQAAARKSAKVVGEVMGNFHPHGDQSIYDALVRMAQWFAQRYPMVDGQGNFGNIDGDSAAAMRYTECKMTTAAMLLLDGIDENAVDFRPTYDGQDEEPVVLPAAFPNLLANGATGIAVGMATSIPPHNVAELIDACKLLIAEPNTDTNGLMAIIPGPDFPTGGICVERREAIYEAYETGRGSVRVRARYEVEDLGRGAWRILVSEIPYQVQKSRLIEQLADLIEAKKAPLLGDVRDESDEEVRLILEPKTRNIDPEVLMESLFKISDLETRFAFNMNVLDKTGTPRVMGLKTILTSFLDHRREVLIRQSQWRLDKIEKRLHVLDGLMIAFLNLDEVIRIIREDETPKQTLMARFELTEVQVDYILDTRLRQLARLEEMAIKGEHDKLSKERDGLLSLLGSEKKQWKRIDEQLTEVRKQLLSARRTTFAEAPQGVEVAAIESYLPKEALTVILSERGWIRATKGRVDDPSELKFKEGDNLGFLVPGYNTDKLLIMTSDGRFFTLGCDKLPSGRGHGEPLQLMLEMEENTRIVNVFMFTPGAKRLMVSKNGYGFVMNEEDAVGNKKAGKSVLNADGTEAFVALPVTGDHVVILGENNKVLVYPVSELPEMARGKGVKLQGYKDGGVKDIAIFDQAGPVQWFDGSGKARDFKDWKDFVGKRASVGKMAPRGLRKLRPV
- a CDS encoding GFA family protein, producing MILTATCHCGATRIDILKAPEGGRTCNCTYCHRVGAVWAYFASADVSIHSATHDRMYSASGWLNQHHFCGHCGGNTHGDSPDWASAYNADGTPKGEAGVVPEQRIVAINMRLVDGFDLNSLPVEALDGRNNW
- the recO gene encoding DNA repair protein RecO, which translates into the protein MTFEDDAFVLSARPHGETGAVVHFLTLEHGHIAAHVPGGASRRLKPYLQPASRVRLSYRARTADQLGSATLEPEGDATAEIFDDPMALIGVQCACVMTRAVLPEREAYPGAFYAFETLINAFGLPGVWPYVYVRFEMGLLEAVGFGLDLSACAVSGSRDDLAYVSPRSARAVSRREGEPYKDKLLPLPGFLLSSQGGVQADDLRRGLDLTGFFLERHIFHPLNQPLPEIRTRLIDSVRD
- the era gene encoding GTPase Era, whose amino-acid sequence is MTITSSSPATTRAGFAAIIGAPNAGKSTLVNALVGSKVSIVTQKVQTTRFPVRGIAIHGKAQIVLVDTPGIFKPRRRLDRAMVKSAWGGAEDADIVVMLIDAPAHLAVHFPAPDTKPTGADKLAVEDAETIIAGLKANNRRAILVLNKIDLLRRDNLLALADSLFKEGVFDQVFMISAEKGNGISDLMEALADKMPSGPWLYPEDQAADAPVRILAAEITREKLFLRVHEELPYACAVVTTDFKDMPDGAARIEQTIFVERDGQRAIVLGKNGQTLKWIGQRARQELMDILDRKVHLFLHVQVNERWSDDRALYAQFGLEFGE